The proteins below are encoded in one region of Hordeum vulgare subsp. vulgare chromosome 3H, MorexV3_pseudomolecules_assembly, whole genome shotgun sequence:
- the LOC123439171 gene encoding uncharacterized protein LOC123439171, whose protein sequence is MESVESFCEKYFPNSSFGDIYSLDEFIDPSRTSDQELVSNLTSISHMRKEEMEVYRLGNPGVGLSKFYFFRQARVKEGFDTETASLREAAANKIRKAAYASFGEWHKETMFAIPNTSQGNSPNSPKFVGTKTTMEFKPTDGTNAVVGMTRYNLLRTMKDRPGLYLEEDLSLCHIYPLEGKNKAGPKRKRKGTDEGPLNTKDYIIDGPVGPRADQWDSFTKIYTKNPQLMYAACNHCNTMLKLSSKRGAASGCGTSSLESHSESAKCRSSYPTAIQQLLNMV, encoded by the exons ATGGAAAGCGTTGAATCCTTTTGTGAGAAATACTTCCCCAATTCCTCCTTCGGTGATATCTACTCCCTGGATGAGTTCATCGATCCTTCTAGGACTAGCGACCAGGAGTTGGTATCCAACCTCACCTCAATATCCCATAtgaggaaggaggagatggaggtttACCGGCTGGGCAACCCCGGCGTCGGCCTATCCAAGTTTTACTTCTTTAGGCAGGCGAGGGTGAAGGAGGGGTTTGATACAGAGACCGCCTCGCTGCGTGAGGCGGCGGCGAATAAAATCAGGAAGGCGGCTTACGCGAGTTTCGGGGAGTGGCACAAAGAAACTATGTTCGCGATCCCTAACACCTCCCAAGGTAATTCCCCCAACTCCCCTAAATTCGTGGGGACCAAGACGACGATGGAGTTCAAACCCACGGATGGCACCAACGCCGTTGTTGGCATGACACGGTACAACCTACTTAGGACCATGAAAGATCGACCTGGATTGTATCTGGAG GAGGATCTGTCCTTATGCCACATCTACCCGCTGGAAGGAAAGAACAAGGCCGgcccgaagaggaagaggaaaggaaCAG ACGAGGGCCCTCTCAACACGAAAGACTACATCATCG ATGGTCCGGTTGGCCCGAGAGCAGACCAATGGGACAGCTTCACCAAGATATACACCAAAAATCCGCAACTTATGTACGCGGCATGCAACCACTGCAACACGATGCTGAAGCTATCTAGTAAACGAGGTGCTGCTTCCGGTTGTGGCACCAGCTCCCTCGAGAGTCATAGTGAATCCGCGAAATGCAGAAGCAGCTACCCAACAGCTATTCAACAATTATTGAACATGGTGTAG
- the LOC123442422 gene encoding glutamate decarboxylase-like isoform X2, whose protein sequence is MVISHASSSAGESVYSTFSSRYVREELPRYRMPENSIPKEAAYQIISDELMLDGNPRLNLASFVTTWMEPECGKLIMDSVNKNYVDMDEYPVTTELQNRCVNMIAHLFNAPIGEDETAIGVSTVGSSEAIMLAGLAFKRKWANKMKEQGKPCDKPNIVTGANVQVCWEKFARYFEVELKEVKLTEGYYVMDPKKAVEMVDENTICVAAILGSTLTGEYEDVKLLNDLLVEKNKETGWNVPIHVDAASGGFIAPFLQPELEWDFRLPLVKSINVSGHKYGLVYPGVGWVIWRSKDDLPEELIFHINYLGADQPTFTLNFSKGASQIIAQYYQLIRLGFEGYKHIMENCKLNAAVLKEGIDATGRFDVLSKADGVPLVAIRLKDSTNFSVFDISENLRRFGWIVPAYTMPADAEHVAVLRIVIREDFNRSLAQRLLADINKIIGELDAHAVHAIKLSTAAAGGDGASKSAVDAATEAFKDLAGKKKAGVC, encoded by the exons ATGGTGATCTCGCACGCGAGCTCCAGCGCGGGGGAGTCCGTCTACTCCACCTTCTCCTCGCGCTACGTGCGCGAGGAGCTCCCGCG GTACCGGATGCCGGAGAACTCGATCCCCAAGGAGGCGGCGTACCAGATCATCAGCGACGAGCTGATGCTGGACGGCAACCCGCGGCTGAACCTGGCGTCCTTCGTCACCACCTGGATGGAGCCCGAGTGCGGCAAGCTCATCATGGACTCCGTCAACAAGAACTACGTCGACATGGACGAGTACCCCGTCACCACCGAGCTCCAG AACCGTTGCGTAAACATGATAGCTCACTTGTTCAATGCACCGATCGGCGAGGACGAGACAGCTATCGGAGTCTCGACGGTGGGGTCTTCGGAAGCAATCATGCTTGCAGGCCTGGCGTTCAAGAGGAAGTGGGCGAACAAAATGAAGGAGCAGGGGAAGCCATGCGACAAACCTAACATTGTTACTGGTGCAAATGTTCAG GTTTGCTGGGAGAAATTTGCTAGGTATTTTGAAGTGGAATTGAAGGAGGTCAAGTTGACTGAAGGGTACTATGTCATGGATCCTAAGAAGGCTGTTGAAATGGTGGATGAGAACACTATATGTGTCGCCGCCATCCTGGGATCTACTCTCACTGGAGAGTACGAAGATGTCAAACTGTTGAATGACCTTCTTGTGGAGAAGAACAAGGAAACAGG GTGGAACGTGCCGATCCATGTTGATGCTGCCAGCGGAGGATTTATCGCTCCGTTTCTTCAGCCTGAGCTTGAATGGGACTTCAGGCTACCATTGGTGAAGAGCATCAACGTTAGTGGGCACAAGTATGGCCTTGTGTACCCTGGTGTTGGATGGGTCATCTGGCGGAGCAAGGACGATTTGCCCGAAGAACTCATTTTCCACATAAACTATCTAGGAGCAGATCAGCCCACATTCACGCTCAACTTCTCCAAGG GTGCTAGCCAGATCATCGCGCAATACTATCAGCTCATCCGCCTCGGCTTCGAG GGGTACAAGCACATCATGGAGAACTGCAAGCTGAACGCGGCGGTGCTGAAGGAGGGCATCGACGCGACGGGGCGGTTCGACGTGCTGTCCAAGGCGGACGGCGTGCCGCTGGTGGCCATCCGGCTCAAGGACAGCACCAACTTCAGCGTGTTCGACATCTCGGAGAACCTGAGGCGGTTCGGGTGGATCGTGCCGGCGTACACCATGCCCGCCGACGCGGAGCATGTGGCCGTGCTCCGCATAGTCATCCGGGAGGACTTCAACCGGAGCCTCGCGCAGCGGCTCCTCGCCGACATCAACAAGATCATCGGCGAGCTGGACGCGCACGCCGTCCACGCCATCAagctctccaccgccgccgctggTGGGGACGGCGCGAGTAAGAGCGCGGTCGACGCCGCCACCGAGGCCTTCAAGGACCTGGCGGGGAAGAAGAAGGCCGGAGTATGCTGA
- the LOC123442422 gene encoding glutamate decarboxylase-like isoform X1, translating into MVVTVAATGPDTAETLHSTTFASRYVRDQLPRYRMPENSIPKEAAYQIISDELMLDGNPRLNLASFVTTWMEPECGKLIMDSVNKNYVDMDEYPVTTELQNRCVNMIAHLFNAPIGEDETAIGVSTVGSSEAIMLAGLAFKRKWANKMKEQGKPCDKPNIVTGANVQVCWEKFARYFEVELKEVKLTEGYYVMDPKKAVEMVDENTICVAAILGSTLTGEYEDVKLLNDLLVEKNKETGWNVPIHVDAASGGFIAPFLQPELEWDFRLPLVKSINVSGHKYGLVYPGVGWVIWRSKDDLPEELIFHINYLGADQPTFTLNFSKGASQIIAQYYQLIRLGFEGYKHIMENCKLNAAVLKEGIDATGRFDVLSKADGVPLVAIRLKDSTNFSVFDISENLRRFGWIVPAYTMPADAEHVAVLRIVIREDFNRSLAQRLLADINKIIGELDAHAVHAIKLSTAAAGGDGASKSAVDAATEAFKDLAGKKKAGVC; encoded by the exons ATGGTGGTGACCGTGGCAGCGACGGGGCCGGACACGGCCGAGACGCTGCACTCCACCACCTTCGCCTCCCGCTACGTCCGCGACCAGCTCCCCCG GTACCGGATGCCGGAGAACTCGATCCCCAAGGAGGCGGCGTACCAGATCATCAGCGACGAGCTGATGCTGGACGGCAACCCGCGGCTGAACCTGGCGTCCTTCGTCACCACCTGGATGGAGCCCGAGTGCGGCAAGCTCATCATGGACTCCGTCAACAAGAACTACGTCGACATGGACGAGTACCCCGTCACCACCGAGCTCCAG AACCGTTGCGTAAACATGATAGCTCACTTGTTCAATGCACCGATCGGCGAGGACGAGACAGCTATCGGAGTCTCGACGGTGGGGTCTTCGGAAGCAATCATGCTTGCAGGCCTGGCGTTCAAGAGGAAGTGGGCGAACAAAATGAAGGAGCAGGGGAAGCCATGCGACAAACCTAACATTGTTACTGGTGCAAATGTTCAG GTTTGCTGGGAGAAATTTGCTAGGTATTTTGAAGTGGAATTGAAGGAGGTCAAGTTGACTGAAGGGTACTATGTCATGGATCCTAAGAAGGCTGTTGAAATGGTGGATGAGAACACTATATGTGTCGCCGCCATCCTGGGATCTACTCTCACTGGAGAGTACGAAGATGTCAAACTGTTGAATGACCTTCTTGTGGAGAAGAACAAGGAAACAGG GTGGAACGTGCCGATCCATGTTGATGCTGCCAGCGGAGGATTTATCGCTCCGTTTCTTCAGCCTGAGCTTGAATGGGACTTCAGGCTACCATTGGTGAAGAGCATCAACGTTAGTGGGCACAAGTATGGCCTTGTGTACCCTGGTGTTGGATGGGTCATCTGGCGGAGCAAGGACGATTTGCCCGAAGAACTCATTTTCCACATAAACTATCTAGGAGCAGATCAGCCCACATTCACGCTCAACTTCTCCAAGG GTGCTAGCCAGATCATCGCGCAATACTATCAGCTCATCCGCCTCGGCTTCGAG GGGTACAAGCACATCATGGAGAACTGCAAGCTGAACGCGGCGGTGCTGAAGGAGGGCATCGACGCGACGGGGCGGTTCGACGTGCTGTCCAAGGCGGACGGCGTGCCGCTGGTGGCCATCCGGCTCAAGGACAGCACCAACTTCAGCGTGTTCGACATCTCGGAGAACCTGAGGCGGTTCGGGTGGATCGTGCCGGCGTACACCATGCCCGCCGACGCGGAGCATGTGGCCGTGCTCCGCATAGTCATCCGGGAGGACTTCAACCGGAGCCTCGCGCAGCGGCTCCTCGCCGACATCAACAAGATCATCGGCGAGCTGGACGCGCACGCCGTCCACGCCATCAagctctccaccgccgccgctggTGGGGACGGCGCGAGTAAGAGCGCGGTCGACGCCGCCACCGAGGCCTTCAAGGACCTGGCGGGGAAGAAGAAGGCCGGAGTATGCTGA